AAATTTTGTACTAATTACTGATAATATAATGTCTAAGTTCGAATTTTTTGGATAAAAgggtatattttaaaaatttacGAATCTTTTAACATTATTGCGAGAAATCGATACTTCAATTTCCTAAATTTTGAGAATGACCAAAAATATGAAAAGGGGAAATAGATAGGGGCTAAAGAAAGAAATTACTCGTAAAATATACAGCCCAAATTCCAAAGCCCAAAAGCCCCAAAGGCAATAAAAAGAGTGACAAACCCGTAAAAAATCGGGTCGGGTCCTGTAACCTGGTAATAGGATTAGGTACGCAAACTTCAATTCCAATTTCCCAATTTCATTcacaaaggaaaagaaaattaggagagagaaagtagagagaagcaACAATGGCGATGACACTTACTAAACTCAGATCTGGTGTTCAATCCGCCGTACGCGTTGGCCGTTCCTCCGAAATTATCAGGCGATCCTTCTCTTCTTCCTCCCATCACGATATTGAATgtaactctctctctctcattcaTTTTACAGATTTTGACCTTTAAATTTGAAATTCGCGATTTTAGCTTTGATTTAAATACCTTTTTACGATGTCTAACATCTGAATCGCGATATATTTATGTGCGATTATTCAATTAATTACGATTAGAGCTCTATTTTGTTTTGGGTGTAATTAGGGTTTTCATTTTGTTGAAGCATTTTAAGTTTTTGTTTTTTCGATAGAATTGTGGCATTTATCTTGTTTCTGGAAAAGAGTGTTgattatttttgttattatttctTGGTTTAAGATGAGGCGAAAGAGGCATCAAAATGGGAGAAGATTTCATATCTTGGAATAGTTGGTTGCACAGCCTTTGCAATCTACAATCTTTCCAAGCCTCATCATCACTTTCCAGAGCCTCCTGTGAGTTCTGCTTTACTTTGTGCCTGCTTTACTCATCATCATTTTGGCCCCTTTTGTTGTCAATTATTTTAGATTGAGAATCGTATGCTTTTGCAATCATTGTTATGATCAGATGAAGGTACTGTAATACGATAATGGTCAATGTTTTTTCTCATCACTCCATCAGTCCTTTAGTTATTGGTAGTTTGGTGTTACGAGCCCTAGCAAAGGGGATGCTTTCGTTAGAAGAATAGTAATGTTCATTGATATGTCTTTGGTGTGTGCATCGACATGTCTGAAACTTAGGCAGAATGAGAACCTTGGTTAACATTCTCCAAAAGAAAAGCCTCATGAGTCATGATCAAAGGTTTCCCTTAAGATATCTTCCAAGTGTTCTTCAGATAAGAGAATGGCAAAAGGATTTGCATGGTGTGGATCAACAACCACAATAGCATGGTGTGGATCAACAACCACAATAGTTCCAATATGAGTACCAAAAGAATGGTGCATAGCAGGAGCAGGGGGTACATGTCATCCGTACATGAGGTGGACTGTGAATTGTAAGACTCTCCTTTAAAGCCCTAACAGATAGTTTTCTAGGCCTTGGATGGTTGGCCGACCTCTTAATAGGGTGCAACTTTAATCCATTGACGAAGGACAAGTGCTTTAGGGTCAACAGAAGGGCTCCAGGTTTGATAGTTCATATTAAGTCTTTCAATAAGCATATGCATACTGGACTTAATGACTTCAGGACATGCATCTAGGCTGTGAGAATCGAAACCACACGAGGGACAAACATCAAGCATACATTCATAATTTAGATGAATTTGTTTCCCTCTGTTTCTAAGATTTAGGTAAAGGGATCCAGGGGATTGGGATTAACCACAAAGATATTGACAAGGGCTTTAGCAAATCCAACTTTTCTCCTATATTTGGTATATTCATCCATTTTGATATAGGTTCCAAGTCTTCAAACAGTGGAGAGAAGACTTCCATCAGAACAGTAATAGACACTTGGACAGGGAGTGGAGCTTGACTCATTGGTCGATTCTTTATGTAGGTGTAGAATGTAGATTAAGAACTAAACATGGGGGTCTATTCTAACAAAACAAAATTTAGCCCTTGAACAAACCATGGTCTACCTTCCTAAACTAGAAGTAATCTTCAAGGTTATAGAGGTGGATTAAAAACCATTCATTACCCATTCGAAGGATGGAAATATGTCCTTTTAAACACAGATTCCTCTGCATTTTTCCTTCTGTGACTTTTTAGGGATTAGGTCGCCACAAATTTTACCAAGTAGACAAGAAGAGATCATCTCATGAATCACTGCATCATCAGGAGCTGGAGTGATTAtgatatttccttcagaaacaaCTTGCCTTAACAGATGATTGCTATGGTTATTCATATGGACTTGAGGTGCACTATCTCTTGAAGCTGAGGGACGGGCATTAGGAGACTCATTTTCACCTCCAACAACTCGCTGCAGTGGGGGTGAGGGAAGGCCTGAACCTCCATTACCAAGGTTAGGGCCAGCTCTCTTGGGGTAAAGTTGGGACCCATGGATGGGATTAGGAGGcggaaaggctgagataatagcAGCATAGCTAGAGCTATAACATAAGTGGTAGATGACATTTGGAATGAAACGAGGAGAGAGTTCTTGCTATTTGGGTGGACATCGAAAACTTGTGTAGAGGCGTAACTGGCATGAGCCATCCTATGTATACTATTGAAATAAAATGGTGTGGAAAATAAACCATTCCAACAGGCACGAGAGTTAATTAAGTCATCAGTGACAAAATAGATGACACCTAGCATATGAACATCAAACCCAGAGTAATAAGCAGAGCCTAGGTGACAAGTCTGACAACACATCAAGGTAAAATCATGATCGTCACCACTGGAGGACACTTAGCACGAAAGACCATAAGGGCTTAAAGCCTTGGTGGGTTACTAAATTGATCCAAAGGAtcataaaacaagtggggtatAACTTATCTATTACTGAGAGCAAGAGAACACACATGACAAACCTCTTGATAATTAAGAGATATAAGAGAACCAAAACCATTATTCGATAAATTATGGTGTTTGTTTAGGTTTTCATTGTATTATTTGTAAATAAAATTCTGTATGCAGTATTcactttttgttttttgtgaTTGTGTTTGCAGGCATACCCTTACATGCACATTCGCAACAAGGAGTTCCCATGGGGTATGGTTTCACCTTAtcaaatcttattttaatgattCTGTTGTACTTTGTGCTTTACTGCTGTGTAAAATTGGCGTCctcgtttttatttttttctttatagCCTGTTTTGTTTCTTAAGATTCTTGTGAAGGAATGCCAAGGACAGGAGGGTTAGGAAGAGAAAGTAGTATAAATTAGCATTTCTGCCATTGATCAGTATGAATGGAAAGTAACAGAATTTACTCGCATGTTCATTGTATTAGTATCTGTTGCTGCTGATTAGTTGGGAAGTGAGGGAAACCGTTAATTTGGCTATAAATTAGAAAGGAATTTGATTATAATAACATATTTTGCTTGCTTGTAATTTTTTCCATTTTGATAGGAAAGTTGAATGACACTTTTGTAAATGCATTTTTCCAACCAATTTCTTTCACTCCATTTCTGACATGTTGATGTTCATGTCCTAGACCTGATCAATATGAGCCCGGCCCGACCCGGCCTTAAATTTGGTGAATGGGCAGAATTTTTAGACCTGAACCAGCCCGGCCcggaatttaaaattttaatgggCTTTGGCAACGTAAAACTACactttttatttataaatttaggCCGGTCCgaaaatggcccaaaacccCCAACATTTTAGGTCCAAAATAGCGGGTTTGGGCACAAAAAACCAGCCCGGATCTTTGCCCGGCCCAACACACGGGCTGATTTTTTATGTATAGGCCCGGCTcgcttttgatcaggtctaatgACATGTCCCCATGGCAAAATTCTGGGTTTTTTTACCTCTCTTCAGCTTTGAGTCTGATTTTTGTTAGAATTTTCAAACGGATAGTTTTTTCGATCCTAGCTATTCCAGTTTCTGACACGGCTTTTGTGTGTTTCAGGACCTGATGGTCTTTTTGAGGTGAAGGAAGAACATCATTGATCACGCTGGTTTGCTGTTTTATCTAATGCTATTTGTGACCAGATCAAACTCTCATTTAAATTTTCTACATCGATGTTTTTCCGTTGTATGGTTGATTTAAATGAAGCCGTGAGGGTATTGATCTTTTTTGTGAGTTTTGGGTTATCTTTAAACAGTATATTTCTTCAAATAAAATGTGGTTAATACTTATATGCACATTTCTATCTTCAAATTACCAATATTTCTTGTTGTATAAGTATTGATGTTTGTGCATTAGTTCAATGTCCATTTAACTAAAGCTGGTGATACAAAATGGAGATGTAGTCTTGTTTAGGTCACCAAGATCCATTATACTCATGCTTCAACTAGATTCtggttgtgacttgtgagatATTTGATTATGGCTTGATAGTTAAGTGCGGTTTGTATTTTTGCTAATACTTAACTTGAACTCGAGTTTCAATTCAAGTataacttgaaaattttgaGTTTGAAATGGTTTGGGACTCGGAGTCATGGTGTATAAACTCGCCTGAGTTAACTCGTATCACCCGAGTTAACTAGGTTTTGGAGGCTGGTGATACGATATATCCCGAATTGTAAAGGTGTTTTTAAAAACGGCGAGATCTCGACCGACTTGAACGAATTTTGTCCGTATTAAACGTCATTAACCTCACTTCTACTCGGTTTTCAGCCGAATTCCCTAtgtttttgacaaaaagaaagggggaaaaggaaagaaatggaGAAGCTCCACTGAAATAGGGTACAGAACTCCAATTTTAGATCTAAAACAAGAGAGAAAAGAGAAGGTAAACAAAcgaattcatttaattatgtCACGTGTACGGTTTAGGGGATGAGGACTAGGGTCGGTAGTGAGTGGGGCTGACTGGGACATTTttatcaaatttcaaattccttcACGACAACTGCGACACGGTCCGCGATTAACCCATCATTTCCGTTAGCGAGACTCTGTGATCAATCCCGTGACCGTGACCAATACCGCATTTTTTATTTATGACTCAAACCGAGCTATGATAGGTTAGAAAATGGAAAATTTGATAAACTAGACCTGGTCAACTATAGCCCATCCCAGGCCTGACCCCAAAAAGTTCGGGTTTGAGCAACCTAAAATACGCAATTTTGGACCAAATTCCGAGCCCGGCCCGAAAGCATGCACCAAATTTATGAGTTTGGACCGGAATTTTTGTGTTAAATCCCCACTCAAATTTTGATCACCTCTGTAATAAACCAATCTAGCGAGCAAACTTCACTGAAATCTTATTTATTAATGTCAAAAGAAGTTGGTAAACATACTTCATAATAGCTGATCCAATTCGCAAGTTTAGTTTCTAACGCAACGCTTATACATTACTCCGTACTAATAAGTTGGTAAACCTGCACTAAGGGAGGGGAAGGGATTGGTAAAGTTGATATGGCAACTTTTtcttcaccttattcttattttatttttaaggaaGATGAAGTGTCATATGTCCTATTCGTTCGGAACTCCGTACAGGTTAACCTATCCGGGTTAGCAGGTTAGACACTATGAGAGTAGGGGGATGGTAAGGGAAATCTTCCCTTAAAGTGTCCCTAGTGGGGATTGAACCCTCAACTTTTTGGTTGGAAGGTGGAATTATTTCAATAGGCCAAGGGCCCAAGGCATTGTTTGGTTTCACCTTATTCTTATGCTTATTAGATTATACCAGAAAATCATACCagaccaaaaaagaaaaaaaatactcataGAAAACATTCAGATTAGACCATACCAGAAACTAGAAAAGCGGAACAAAACAGGTGAGGAAAACAAAGGCTGAAACAAAGGCTAAACATTAATGATTTTGATGACCAAGACTGTTGTATCAATTATCCGATATGCCTGTAATTTCCCAAGAGGCCTTGCATACGACAGTAAGTATTGTACGCACAAGGCAAAACATTTAGAATAACATTTTAAGGCTCTGTTCTCTTCACCCTTATTGCTTATTAGAGTAGACAAGAAAATTCAAATTAGACCACACCAGAAACTATAAAAATCAGACCAGGCCGGGTGAATAGAACAAAGCCTATCACTGATTTGGATGACCAAAACTGTTGTGTCCAATATCGCAATATCCAATATACCTGTAATTTCCCAAGAGGTCTTGCATAAAAATTCAAATAACAGTACAAggctttgttctcttcaccCTTATTGCTTACGCAGTATTAGATTAgaaaagaaaaatcaatttaGACCAGACCAGAAactataaaaatcaaaatcagaTCAAACTAGGTGAAGAGAATAAAGCCTAAACATCACTAATTTGGATGACCAAGACTGTTGTATCCATTATCCAGTACCTGTTGTGTACAAGGTTTTGCCATAATTTCTATAAACACAACAGAAAAAGCTCGGAAAGTACAAGGTGAAACTACAGCACAATAATATGAAGAGATAGTTTGCATAAAACTTTGGCTGCCAACAAAACAGAAAAAGTTTGAAATGCAAAACTAGCTACCATTTTGAAGCCCTCATTGAATTCTCAAAAATAACATAGTAGTAATAGATGAATAAATTACCTCATCGCAGCAGCAAAAATGCATACAATGTGGAACCACATAAGAAAGGACACTAACAGTCAGCCTATCAAATTACCATCTTTTTATACACTAATATCTAATAATTGCAATAAGGACAGAGAAAGACATGTTACATGAGGTTGTATACTCAGCCTCTACTTCTGCAAGAAAAGGGAAGTGGAAATACAGATTAAAAACTGCCATCTAAACCGCTTAATCAGATACCTCACTTGGCAATCGCATCACTATTGCTGCTCGCTTCATTACCACTGTCTGGTAGAGTTTCTAAATCAGTTCGATCTTTAATATCTTGTGTGACTGAATTATCAGCTTCATGATGGGGCTCAACATTTGTTGATTCTTCTTTAGTTGCTTCCTCTTTCTTCTCTTCTGGTTTTTCTGTATTTTGGCCTTCATTTACTTCTGTTGCTTCTTCTTTCTTCTCCTCTGGTTTTTCTGCATCTTGGTTATCATTTACTTCAGATGCTTCCTCTTTTTTCTCCTCTGGTTTTTCTGCAATTTGACTGTCAGTTACTTCTGATGCTTCCTCTTTCTTTTCCTCTGGTTTTTCTGCATCTTGGGTGCCATTTACTTCtgtttcttcttctttcttctccTCTGGTTTTTCTGCAACTTGGGTGTCACTTACTTTTGAAGCTTCATCTTTATGTTCCTCTGGTTTTTCTGCAACTTGGGTGTCATTTACTTTTGAAGCTTCCTCTTTCTTCTCTTCTGTATTTTGGCTGTCATTTACTTCTGATGCTTCCTCTTTCTTCTCTTCTGTTTTTTCTGTATTTTGGCTGTCACTTACTTCTGATGCTTCCTCTTTCTTCTCCTCTGGTTTTTCTGCAACTTGGGTGTCACTTACTTTTGAAGCTTCCTCTTTATGTTCCTCGGAGTTTGAATCATGGGAAGTACGATCTTGATCATTGTTGATTAATTCAGTTGTTCCATTCGATCCAGATATGTTTTTCTCTGGATTCTCCCCATTAGCACCTTCATGACCAGATGTATCAGAATAGCCTGTATTACCACCACCTTCAACATTGTTTGTGTCCTCCGTTTTAGACCCAGAATCAGAACTTGCATCCGATTGGTTTTCAACACTTGCTCCCATTTCAGTTTTATCGGGCTTCTCTGATACAACTTCCCGAATAACggaactattattattattatcctcTTTAGTGCTTGTGTTATCAGTCGCACCATTTCGATTCAGTGACACAAATGTCTCATCACTGAATGTAGTGGAATTCGCTTGCTTGTCTTCACTAGGCTCCGCGGTTTCAGCTGGGAGAGAGTGGGACCCATCATCACCCATGTCTTCATTACTCTCTTTATGTTCAGATGAATTTGTCTCTAAAGTTATCATACGATTTTCCTTCTTTTGTTCCTCAATGGAAGCTCTATCGTCGTTGTTGATTCCATCTTGAACCTGACCATCTGATGAACCTAAACTCTTAATCTTAGAGTCCTTGTCTCCCGCCTCGGTTTCTCCATTCTCTTTCTCAGCTTCCTTCTCGTTCTCTTTCTTCTCCTCCGCCTGAGACTCGGGATTTTCTTTCCCTTGTTCATTTCCACTCTCTTTATTCTCTTCCTTGTTCTCATATGTCTTGTTCTCATCCGTGGTTTGCATTCCACTTTCATTTTCTTTACTCTCCtctttctccttctccttcgtctcattttcattctccttgttCTCTTCCTTCAATTCATTTTCCTTCTCTTTATTCTCTTCCTTACTCTCGTTGGTCTTGTTCTCATCGGTGTTTTGCACTccacttttattttctttgctctcctctttctctttctccttcTCCTCGTCTTTATTCTCCTTCGTCTCATTTTCGTTCTCCTTGTTCTCTTCCTTCAATTCATTTTCCTCCTCACTCTTGTTTTCTCCACCATCTTTCATctcattttcattttccttgTCCTTATTCTCTTCTTGCTCCGTCTCTACACTCCCCTTCTCTTCCTCCTTCGCCTCTTCATTCTCCTTTGTCTCACTTTGCGTACCCTCTCCCTCTTTTTCCTTCTCCACGCTCTCATCCTTAACTTCCTCGTCGGGTTTCTCATCCACTTTACCTCCTCCATCCTCGTCCTCACCCGGGTTTACATCCTCACTTTTCTCTTCCACATTATTCTTCTCATCTAAGTTTGACGTCTCCTCCTCCAACTCGGGAAGATCCTTCCTTCCCAACTTTACCTTCTCAATCCCATCCTGTAACTTTTCCGAGACTTTAGCTCcttcaaacgtttcatccttacTGTAAGAACGTTGGATTTGGTATACTAACCAGATACCAACACCCAACAACAGAATCAATTGCAAGGCATGCTTTACCTTGATACCCTTGTTCGATCTCGAGCCCCTACTACGAGGCGACAACTTAAACATGTTTGTTTGCGAATTTATTCCGTATAATACCAACAAGTAATATCCTCCTTATTTACTACCACCTTTTGAAATCTAAACCTTGCCAAACAGCTCAAATTTCTGCTATACAAACAGATGACATAAAATTAATTCCCAATCACCAAACTTAAAACACAAATCTCAACTTATCTGAGATCATCTTACAAATTCAAATCAGCATGAACCCAGATAAATGTATGAATTACTTCTTAACAAATTGCAATAATTTAAATATGGCATAACCCAGAAACAGAATCAATACACACATAGAAACAAGAAGATCTCACATAATCACCATCATAATTACGAAAATATCAAGCTTTTCTTCTTTCATAAAACAAACTGAACAAGTAAAGTTCATTCAAGTATGCAAGTAATaaatatttcaattcaaattTAAAACTAACTGCAATACATAAATAATACACCCGCCATCCGGGATTAATTAATACTTGTCTAATCACGATGATAGTGTAATTTGATCTAGTAACACGACAACTAAATAAACAGCTCAAGGTTTCTGCTGGTACAACAGATGACATAAATTTATTTCCAATCACCAAACACAAACACAATTACAATTTTCTACTTATCTAGGATCATCTTACAAATTCAAATCAGCATGAACCCAGATAAATGTATGAATTACTCCTTAACAAATTGCATAATTTTAAAATGTCACAACCCAGAAACAACATCAATACATACAAACACAGAAACAACGAAAACAAACTGAACAAGTAAAGTTCATCAAAGTATGCAACCAACCATTCAACATTTCAATTCAAATTTAAAACTAACTGCTATACATAGATACATAAATATAAACCCGCCATCTGGGATTAATTATAATAGTGTAATTTAAACTACTAATGCAACAACTAATTTCGGgggttaaataaataaataaagatctAATGTTGATGGGGATTGGGAAGAGATCtatctgaaaattacaaaaacaaattgattaaaaaCTCACCTTAATAATGAGGTATAAAGGTGAAGGGCATCAGCGTTGGATTGAAACCAAAATGGAAAATTTTGAAtgtaaaaaaagggaaaacaagtaattaaaaaggaaaaaatcgAGGGAATGTCGGTGAGATTTTCTGAAATTTGAAACCCAGATTTGGATCTTAATTAAGTATGAGTAATCTAAATACGAGATTAACATGAACTTTGCAACTGAATttatgagagagagagagtgtggAGAAATGGGGCGCTTTTCCTTCAACTGTAAATCACTCGCTTGCTTTAGTAGTGCCAATTTATGCTTCTTTACCCAACTATCTAAACGACGTCGTTGAAGATATTCATTTTTAAATCTAAAGTCTTGGACTAGATTTTTCAACCTAAGGGTGGGTTCTCCCTAATTAAAGTTCAATCCGATATTATAAGTTAGTACTATTTTAAGTTTACTCTCTTGTAATCAGATCTGATCAATTTCAATAAGTTTTAAACAGATTGAAGTATGTTTGATCAGTTGATCTATACCTGTTTATTTATGGCCCGACTCAGCCCGGCCCGAAAGTGTACTGGTTTGGCAACTCAAATACGTAGTTTAGACCAAAGCTCGAATCGAGCTCGAAGAAGTTCGAAAAAAGCCCGTACCAAATTTATGGGTGGGCAAGAATTTTTGTATTGAAACTCGGCCCAGCCCGACCCAGATTTTGATCACTTCTAGTTTGATCAAGTTATATTAATCgggtttaatagttttaaaaagttcaaataagtttaggTTTTATCCGGCGAATCGAATGTACACCTTAAACCATGTACTGGACATGAACTAGATAGGGTAAAAGAAGTGATTAAAATGTAGTCACAAACAAGAACACCAACAAAGGAATTAGTCGTGCTCATTCTCTTTAACTGGGGCGTGGCTTTGTCTTGTTCATTCTCTTTCCCTTGGACGTTGTATTACACTTCTGGCTTATTTACCTATTAAATAAACTTGAACATGTGACTTAATGTACACAGACAATCGGTTCTAAGTTCTAACTACTATTTCAATGCCTAATTAATTCGAGTATGGCATTATCTACTTATTTTTAAGTTACAAACTCTTAATTAACTCTTAATTACACACGATGTATAATAGATATTGTACAAACAGAGGTAAAGTTACCCCAATAGTATTCCCTCCATCTATaacaacttttattttattcgtacaaattattcaaaattactttagaatatactccctccgtcccggaatacttgacctgttttccttatcgggtcgtcccttaatacttgactt
This genomic stretch from Spinacia oleracea cultivar Varoflay chromosome 3, BTI_SOV_V1, whole genome shotgun sequence harbors:
- the LOC110791620 gene encoding cytochrome c oxidase subunit 6a, mitochondrial, encoding MAMTLTKLRSGVQSAVRVGRSSEIIRRSFSSSSHHDIEYEAKEASKWEKISYLGIVGCTAFAIYNLSKPHHHFPEPPAYPYMHIRNKEFPWGPDGLFEVKEEHH
- the LOC110791619 gene encoding uncharacterized protein, which codes for MFKLSPRSRGSRSNKGIKVKHALQLILLLGVGIWLVYQIQRSYSKDETFEGAKVSEKLQDGIEKVKLGRKDLPELEEETSNLDEKNNVEEKSEDVNPGEDEDGGGKVDEKPDEEVKDESVEKEKEGEGTQSETKENEEAKEEEKGSVETEQEENKDKENENEMKDGGENKSEEENELKEENKENENETKENKDEEKEKEKEESKENKSGVQNTDENKTNESKEENKEKENELKEENKENENETKEKEKEESKENESGMQTTDENKTYENKEENKESGNEQGKENPESQAEEKKENEKEAEKENGETEAGDKDSKIKSLGSSDGQVQDGINNDDRASIEEQKKENRMITLETNSSEHKESNEDMGDDGSHSLPAETAEPSEDKQANSTTFSDETFVSLNRNGATDNTSTKEDNNNNSSVIREVVSEKPDKTEMGASVENQSDASSDSGSKTEDTNNVEGGGNTGYSDTSGHEGANGENPEKNISGSNGTTELINNDQDRTSHDSNSEEHKEEASKVSDTQVAEKPEEKKEEASEVSDSQNTEKTEEKKEEASEVNDSQNTEEKKEEASKVNDTQVAEKPEEHKDEASKVSDTQVAEKPEEKKEEETEVNGTQDAEKPEEKKEEASEVTDSQIAEKPEEKKEEASEVNDNQDAEKPEEKKEEATEVNEGQNTEKPEEKKEEATKEESTNVEPHHEADNSVTQDIKDRTDLETLPDSGNEASSNSDAIAK